In Daucus carota subsp. sativus chromosome 4, DH1 v3.0, whole genome shotgun sequence, one DNA window encodes the following:
- the LOC108192222 gene encoding mitochondrial phosphate carrier protein 3, mitochondrial, protein MEKSGQSLIPSVLYWERSLVDYNRNPIVQKNKFWGPCCVHSLGDGDSSNKKRRSFIVQAPREPAKKIDMFSPAYYAACTAGGIFSCGLTHTGVTPLDLVKCNMQINPEKYKNISSGFRVLLREQGFRGLFKGWGPTLLGYSSQGACKFGFYEFFKKYYSDIAGPEYSAKYKTLIYLVGSASAEFIADIALCPFEAVKVRVQTQPGFANGFSDGFPKFVKTQGAAGLYKGLVPLWGRQIPYTMMKFASFEKIVEVLYKYAIPTPKDQCSKSLQLGVSFAGGYVAGVFCAIVSHPADNLVSFLNNAQGATAGDAVKHLGLWGLFTRGLPIRIVMVGTLTGAQWGIYDAFKVFVGLPTTGGAAPPALAKP, encoded by the exons ATGGAGAAATCTGGGCAGTCTCTTATACCCAGCGTTTTGTACTGGGAGCGCTCATTGGTGGATTATAATCGAAATCCGATCgtgcaaaaaaataaattttggggTCCTTGTTGTGTACATTCTCTTGGTGATGGAGATAGTAGCAACAAGAAGAGGAGGAGCTTCATTGTACAAGCTCCTCGAGAGCCTGCAAAAAAGATAGACATGTTCTCCCCTGCTTATTATGCCGCTTGCACAGCCGGAGGAATATTTAGTTGTGGTCTCACTCACACCGGGGTTACTCCTCTCGATCTTGTCAAGTGTAACATGCAG ATCAACCCTGAAAAGTACAAGAATATCTCCTCAGGCTTTAGAGTTTTGTTAAGGGAGCAAGGATTTAGAGGGTTGTTTAAGGGCTGGGGGCCAACTTTGCTAGGCTACAGTTCACAGGGTGCTTGCAAATTTGGGTTTTatgaatttttcaaaaaatactaCTCAGATATTGCTGGTCCAGAGTATTCTGCTAAATACAAAACATTGATCTACCTTGTTGGCTCTGCATCTGCTGAATTCATTGCTGATATTGCTCTTTGTCCTTTTGAGGCGGTGAAGGTTCGTGTTCAAACTCAGCCCGGGTTCGCCAATGGCTTTTCAGATGGTTTCCCGAAGTTTGTCAAGACTCAAGGTGCAGCTGG GCTATACAAGGGCCTTGTTCCTCTTTGGGGACGACAAATTCCAT ATACAATGATGAAATTTGCATCTTTTGAGAAAATCGTGGAGGTTTTATACAAGTATGCGATCCCAACCCCTAAGGACCAATGTAGCAAATCACTCCAGCTTGGTGTGAGTTTTGCCGGTGGTTATGTAGCTGGAGTTTTCTGTGCTATAGTATCACACCCTGCTGATAATTTGGTGTCTTTTCTGAATAATGCCCAAGGGGCAACGGCTGGTGAT gctGTGAAGCATCTTGGTTTATGGGGTTTGTTCACCCGAGGTCTTCCTATTCGTATAGTCATGGTTGGA